TCGGCGCCGCATGGCCGGACGGCGACATGTCGTCCGGCGACGCGCAGCCCGCCGACAGCATCAGCGCAAGCAGCGCGCATACGGCTGAAAGCATCCGTGTCGATTTCATTTCCGCCTCCGGGCGGCGCGTCGGTCTGGTCCGGGCGTCGCGCGCACGCCGCGGCGGGCGGCGCCCCATGTGAACGAAAACGAACGTCGCGCGCGTTTTATTCCTTCGGGCGCTCCACATAACCACAACGATAGGCGGACTCGCGTGCTTTTCACGTGCAGGAAAACGCTGTGATGCGGCAGCGGAGCCTGCATCGACGTCCCGGCGAGCATCGCACGTTCCTGCCCCTCGGCCGCGATGCGCGATCGCCCGCGATGATGCGCTGCGATGCGCCCCGCCGCCGGCTGCCGCGGGGCGACGGCGCGCGGCAGCCGGTCCGCGGGCGGGGTTTCCCGCGTCCGCCCCAATCGCGCCGCGCTCGGGCGCCGTGCGCTCGGCCGGCGCGAACGCGCCGCGACGTCGCACGGCGAAGGGTCGCCGCGACATCCGCGCCCATGCGAGCGGGCGGCGGCATGACGCCCCGCGCGGCCGAACCGGTCCGCGCCGGCGCTCGGCGCCGCGCCCCGCACCGGCCCGTTTTTAGCGACAATTCGATCATTGCCCGTCGCGCCGCCGCACGCGGCCGACCGCACCACCCGCATCACGACCACGACAGCCCATGCCATCCCCAGCCAAGCCGCGCACGTACGGCATGCCCGAGCGCAGCGACCGCCTCGATTTCTACATCCGCGACGAGGCCACCCGCCGGGCGATCACCGAGCCGCACCGGCACGCGTACTTCCAGATTCAGTTCAACCTCGGCGGCGACACCGAGCAGCAGATCGGCGGCGTGACGCGCGCGTTCCCGCGCGGCGCGCTCGCGTTCGTGCTGCCGTACCGCGAGCACCTGATTGCGCATCCGCCGGGCGCGCATTTCGTCGTGATCAACTTCTCGCAGACGTTCCTGCGCGCGGACCTCGACGTCGATCCGCTCGACCTCGAGGACGTGTCCGCGCAACGCGCGCCGGAGCTCGCGCCGTTCCGCTTCCAGGAGCACCTCGACTTCATCCTCACGGGCGCGGCGTTCGACGACGCGCGCCGCCTCGCGCAACGGATGCTCGAAGCGGACCGCGCGCGCACGTTCGGTTCGGCGCCGCTGTTGCGCGGCTATCTGCTGCAGCTGATCGGGCTCGTCTGCACGCAATACGCGGGGCCGCTCACGAAGCTCGCCCAGAGCGGCGCGCACCGCACCGGCCGCCGCGACGCGTTCGCGCGCGTGCTGCGCCACGTGCGCGCGAACCTGACGAACGACGCGCTGACGCTCGCGGGCACCGCACGCGCGGCGTTCCTGTCGCCGAACTACCTCGCGCATCTGATCCGCAAGGAAACGGGCAGCACGTTCACCGAACTCGTCACCGAACGGCGGATCGCGCTCGCGCAATCGCTGCTCGCGCACACGACCCGGCGCATCGCCGATATCGCGCACGCGGTCGGGTTCCGCGACGAAGGCTATTTCTCGCGGCGCTTTCGCGCGTGCGTCGGCGTGTCGCCGAAGGATTACCGCGAGGCGAACGGTGCGCTCGACGCGGCCGGCGGGCGCAACGCGCCGGGCCGCGGCGAAACGCCCGGCGCGTCGGGCGCAGCCATGCCCAAAGGCGCGGCGCGGGCCGCCACGAAGCCGCGCGCGTAGTTTTGTCCATGAAAACCACACTTCCGTCGCATCGGCGCGCAGGCCGCGCCGGTATCGTCGACATGCCGACGACGCTCACCGCGACGCGCGGCCGGGCGCTGCGCCGCCGCCGGGCGCCGCCGCCCGCGCCTTCGCTTTCCGACACTTTTTCAGAGACATCACGATGACCGATTACGTTTTCGCGCCGCCCGCCGTTCCGTCCGTCGAAGTCGCCGGCTGCGCCGCGCGCTTTCCGGTGCGCCGCGTGTTCTGCGTCGGCCGCAACTATGCGGACCACGCGCGCGAGATGGGCGCCGATCCGAACCGCGAGCCGCCGTTCTTCTTCACGAAGCCGGCCGATGCGATCGTGCCCGCGAGCGGCACGGTGCCGTATCCGACGCTCACGTCCGACCTGCATCACGAGATCGAGCTCGTGATCGCGATCGGCCGAGGCGGGCGCGCGATCGCCGCCGACGCGGCGCTCGATCACGTGTGGGGCTACGGCGTCGGCGTCGACCTGACGCGGCGCGACCTGCAAGCCCAGGCGAAGAAGGCCGGCCGGCCGTGGGACTGGGCGAAGGGCTTCGACGCGTCGGGCCCGCTGACGGCGCTCCATCCGGCCGCATCCGTCGGTCATCCGCTGCGCGGCCGGATCTGGCTCGCGGTCAACGGCGACATGCGCCAGCAAGGCGACCTCGCCGACATGATCTGGCCGATTCCCGACGTGATCGCGTATGCGTCGCGCGCGGTCGAGCTGCGCGCGGGCGACCTGATCTTCACCGGCACGCCGGCGGGCGTCGCCGCGCTGCAGCCGGGCGATCGCGTGACGGGCGGCGTCGACGGCGTCGCGTCGTTCGAGTTCGTCGTCGGGGAAAAGCCGGCCGCGTGAGCGGTTTTCCCGCGCGTGCGGCTGCGGCGCGCCGATGCGCCGCCCGAACGCGGACACCTGTTGCCCGAGCCGGGCGCGCGCCCGCGCTCACACCCCGCTGCTCAACCGGCGTTCCGGCCGGCGCGCAGCGACGCCGGAGCGCGACGGAACGAACGGGC
The nucleotide sequence above comes from Burkholderia thailandensis E264. Encoded proteins:
- a CDS encoding helix-turn-helix transcriptional regulator; the protein is MPERSDRLDFYIRDEATRRAITEPHRHAYFQIQFNLGGDTEQQIGGVTRAFPRGALAFVLPYREHLIAHPPGAHFVVINFSQTFLRADLDVDPLDLEDVSAQRAPELAPFRFQEHLDFILTGAAFDDARRLAQRMLEADRARTFGSAPLLRGYLLQLIGLVCTQYAGPLTKLAQSGAHRTGRRDAFARVLRHVRANLTNDALTLAGTARAAFLSPNYLAHLIRKETGSTFTELVTERRIALAQSLLAHTTRRIADIAHAVGFRDEGYFSRRFRACVGVSPKDYREANGALDAAGGRNAPGRGETPGASGAAMPKGAARAATKPRA
- a CDS encoding fumarylacetoacetate hydrolase family protein encodes the protein MTDYVFAPPAVPSVEVAGCAARFPVRRVFCVGRNYADHAREMGADPNREPPFFFTKPADAIVPASGTVPYPTLTSDLHHEIELVIAIGRGGRAIAADAALDHVWGYGVGVDLTRRDLQAQAKKAGRPWDWAKGFDASGPLTALHPAASVGHPLRGRIWLAVNGDMRQQGDLADMIWPIPDVIAYASRAVELRAGDLIFTGTPAGVAALQPGDRVTGGVDGVASFEFVVGEKPAA